A window from Sphingopyxis alaskensis RB2256 encodes these proteins:
- a CDS encoding Mrp/NBP35 family ATP-binding protein, whose protein sequence is MTDPAPLASIAADLSGGRTSGLRFLDDRGTLAIVLDVTGLAADDRKPLEDRLRAGLLEQPGVREVRVAMTAEKKTMTIIAVGSGKGGVGKSTLAANLAVALRRIGVKVGLVDADIYGPSQPRLMASEDVKPEARGSKLAPVPNAYGVPMLSTGQIAQPGQAIAWRGPMAGKALEQLVDASWGDIDTLVVDLPPGTGDVQLTMIQKHKPAGAVIVSTPQDLALMDATRAINLFQQADVPIIGLVENMAGYACPHCGEVSDPFGSGGAEAAAKVMGLDFLGRVPLAMAIRLASDGGVPPAAGTDPAGEPFHAIAAKVAEWLDARKGK, encoded by the coding sequence ATGACCGACCCCGCTCCCCTCGCCAGCATCGCCGCCGACCTCAGCGGCGGTCGCACCTCGGGCCTGCGCTTCCTCGACGACCGGGGCACGCTCGCCATCGTCCTCGACGTCACGGGACTTGCCGCCGACGACCGCAAACCGCTGGAGGACCGGCTGCGCGCCGGCCTGCTCGAACAGCCGGGCGTGCGCGAGGTGCGCGTCGCAATGACCGCCGAGAAAAAGACGATGACGATCATCGCGGTCGGCAGCGGCAAGGGCGGCGTCGGCAAATCGACGCTCGCCGCCAACCTCGCGGTCGCGCTTCGGCGGATCGGCGTCAAGGTCGGACTCGTCGACGCCGACATCTATGGGCCGTCGCAGCCGCGCCTGATGGCCAGCGAAGACGTCAAACCCGAAGCGCGCGGCTCGAAACTCGCGCCCGTGCCCAATGCCTATGGCGTGCCGATGCTCTCGACCGGGCAGATCGCCCAGCCGGGGCAGGCGATCGCGTGGCGTGGGCCGATGGCGGGCAAGGCGCTCGAACAGCTGGTCGATGCGAGCTGGGGCGACATCGACACGCTCGTCGTCGACCTGCCCCCCGGCACCGGCGACGTCCAGCTGACGATGATCCAGAAGCACAAGCCCGCGGGCGCGGTGATCGTCTCGACGCCGCAGGATCTGGCGCTGATGGACGCGACGCGCGCGATCAACCTGTTCCAGCAGGCCGACGTGCCGATCATCGGGCTGGTCGAAAATATGGCGGGCTATGCCTGCCCGCATTGCGGCGAGGTCAGCGACCCGTTCGGCAGCGGCGGCGCCGAGGCGGCGGCGAAGGTGATGGGGCTCGATTTCCTCGGTCGCGTGCCGCTGGCGATGGCTATCCGCCTCGCAAGCGACGGCGGCGTCCCTCCCGCGGCCGGAACCGATCCGGCGGGCGAGCCATTCCACGCAATAGCGGCGAAGGTCGCCGAATGGCTGGATGCACGAAAGGGCAAATGA
- a CDS encoding CoA-binding protein has translation MAINDEGEIRELLGAPRRIAVVGASPNPARPSNGVLAFLIAQGHNVIAVNPGHAGKTIHGAPVVATLADVEPPAEIVDIFRNSDAAGAAVDDAIVHGAKAVWMQIGVVNEAAAKRADAAGLMVVMDRCPKVEIPRLGLLR, from the coding sequence ATGGCGATCAACGACGAGGGCGAAATCCGCGAACTGCTTGGGGCGCCGCGCCGCATCGCGGTGGTCGGCGCCTCGCCCAACCCCGCGCGTCCCTCGAACGGCGTGCTCGCCTTCCTGATCGCGCAGGGGCACAATGTGATCGCGGTCAACCCCGGCCACGCGGGCAAGACGATCCATGGCGCGCCCGTCGTCGCGACGCTCGCCGATGTCGAGCCGCCCGCCGAAATCGTCGACATCTTCCGCAACAGCGACGCCGCGGGCGCCGCGGTCGATGACGCGATCGTCCATGGCGCAAAGGCGGTGTGGATGCAGATCGGCGTCGTCAACGAGGCCGCGGCAAAGCGCGCCGACGCCGCCGGCCTCATGGTCGTGATGGACCGTTGCCCCAAGGTCGAGATTCCGCGCCTCGGCTTGTTGCGCTAA
- a CDS encoding xanthine dehydrogenase family protein molybdopterin-binding subunit: MAGIRDRVGKRKSRLPHVSRRQMLVGATAAGGLAIAWGLWPRDYQPNLTAAPGEHVFNAFLKIGDDGRISAIVPQCEMGQGVTTLLPQIMADELGADWRTIAVESAPISPLYTNTLLVDEDSAVFTPRALVPDFVSDVRRWVRREWAVRNAVMLTANSSSVRMFEEPCRAAAAQARALLMMAAADRWDADWQECDTQDGFVIHGRKRLRFAEVAAAAATFEPPAEPMYRASAPDPLYGKELTRLDLPAKVDGSANYAADIRLPDMVFAAIRQGPLGATRLTGIDRTAGLASPGLLHVVTHERWVAAVARNWWAANRALDRFAPVFETRGTPISTDRIDRALKAALKADGFRIVSEGDVGEAMEGRTRIAAEYAVAPALHAPIETRSATAAPDGRGLRLWVATQAPTQCRDAVARATGLPAADVTLFPMMAGGSFDACLDHSVAVQAAIIALEIKRPVQLAWSRAEEIMRLPPRAPARAKLTATLNAAGGIDALVARIAVPSTNHEVRARLFDNSPADVAQRAAAGRADAAAVEGAAKHYAIPNRAVDHCPADIGLPTGRWRGNADSYTAFFTECFVDEMAVRAGSDPLSYRMAMLGEAPLLARCLLTATSLGGWEGGLAGSAQGLACHSMRGSHIALMATARPSDRGLQVEQLVAVVDAGRLVNPAIARQQVEGGLIFGLAAAVGATTDYQGGLATARKLGQLGLPRLSQTPEILVEFVDSDREPGGLGEIGVPVVAPAIANAMFAATGRRIRRIPLSGHPL, from the coding sequence ATGGCGGGCATTCGCGACAGGGTTGGAAAGCGCAAATCGCGGCTGCCGCACGTCAGCCGCCGCCAGATGCTCGTCGGCGCGACCGCGGCGGGCGGCCTCGCGATCGCATGGGGCCTGTGGCCGCGCGACTACCAGCCGAATCTCACCGCCGCACCGGGCGAGCATGTCTTCAACGCCTTTCTGAAAATCGGCGACGACGGGCGGATCAGCGCGATCGTCCCGCAGTGCGAAATGGGTCAGGGCGTCACCACGCTGCTGCCACAGATCATGGCCGACGAACTGGGCGCCGACTGGCGCACCATCGCGGTCGAAAGCGCGCCGATCAGTCCCCTTTATACCAACACGCTGCTGGTCGACGAGGACAGCGCGGTCTTTACGCCGCGCGCGCTCGTCCCCGATTTCGTGTCCGACGTGCGCCGCTGGGTGCGCCGCGAGTGGGCCGTGCGGAACGCCGTGATGCTGACCGCCAATTCCTCGTCGGTGCGGATGTTCGAGGAACCGTGCCGCGCCGCCGCGGCGCAGGCGCGCGCACTGCTGATGATGGCCGCCGCCGATCGCTGGGACGCCGACTGGCAGGAGTGCGACACGCAGGACGGCTTTGTCATCCACGGGCGCAAGCGTCTGCGCTTTGCCGAGGTCGCGGCTGCGGCGGCGACCTTCGAACCGCCCGCCGAACCCATGTACCGCGCGTCTGCGCCGGACCCGCTCTATGGCAAGGAGCTGACGCGGCTCGACCTGCCCGCAAAGGTCGACGGGTCGGCCAATTATGCCGCCGACATCCGCCTGCCCGACATGGTGTTCGCCGCCATCCGCCAGGGACCGCTCGGCGCGACGCGACTGACGGGCATCGACCGCACGGCGGGACTCGCTTCGCCCGGCCTGCTCCATGTCGTGACGCACGAACGCTGGGTTGCCGCCGTTGCGCGCAACTGGTGGGCGGCGAACCGCGCGCTCGACCGCTTTGCGCCGGTGTTCGAAACCCGGGGCACGCCGATCTCGACCGATCGTATCGACCGTGCCCTCAAGGCCGCGCTGAAGGCCGACGGCTTTCGCATCGTCAGCGAAGGCGACGTCGGCGAAGCGATGGAGGGGCGTACGCGCATCGCCGCCGAATATGCCGTCGCGCCCGCACTCCACGCCCCCATCGAAACGCGCAGCGCGACCGCCGCGCCCGATGGCCGCGGGCTGCGGCTCTGGGTCGCGACGCAGGCGCCGACGCAGTGCCGCGACGCGGTTGCGCGGGCCACGGGCTTGCCCGCCGCCGACGTCACGCTGTTCCCGATGATGGCGGGCGGCTCGTTCGACGCCTGCCTCGATCACAGCGTCGCGGTACAGGCGGCAATCATCGCGCTTGAAATCAAACGCCCGGTCCAGCTCGCCTGGTCGCGGGCCGAGGAAATCATGCGCCTGCCGCCGCGCGCGCCCGCGCGGGCGAAACTTACCGCAACGCTCAACGCCGCGGGCGGGATCGACGCGCTGGTGGCGCGGATCGCCGTCCCCTCGACCAACCATGAGGTGCGCGCGCGACTGTTCGACAATAGCCCCGCCGACGTCGCGCAGCGCGCCGCCGCCGGCCGCGCCGATGCGGCGGCGGTCGAGGGCGCCGCGAAGCATTATGCCATCCCCAACCGGGCGGTCGATCATTGCCCGGCGGACATCGGCCTGCCGACGGGGCGCTGGCGCGGCAATGCCGACAGCTATACCGCTTTCTTTACCGAATGTTTCGTCGACGAAATGGCGGTGCGCGCCGGGTCGGACCCGCTTTCCTATCGCATGGCGATGCTCGGCGAGGCGCCGCTGCTCGCGCGCTGCCTGCTCACCGCCACCAGCCTCGGTGGCTGGGAGGGCGGGCTGGCGGGCAGCGCGCAGGGGCTGGCCTGCCACTCGATGCGCGGCAGCCACATCGCGCTGATGGCGACCGCGCGGCCAAGCGACCGGGGTTTGCAGGTCGAACAACTGGTCGCGGTCGTCGACGCGGGCCGCCTCGTCAATCCGGCGATCGCGCGTCAACAGGTCGAGGGGGGGCTGATCTTTGGCCTCGCCGCCGCGGTCGGCGCGACGACCGATTATCAGGGCGGGCTTGCCACCGCGCGCAAGCTCGGCCAGCTCGGCCTGCCGCGCCTGTCTCAGACGCCCGAAATCCTCGTCGAGTTTGTCGACAGCGACCGCGAGCCCGGCGGGCTTGGCGAAATCGGCGTGCCCGTCGTCGCCCCCGCGATCGCCAACGCAATGTTCGCCGCGACGGGCCGCCGCATTCGCCGCATCCCGCTGTCGGGGCACCCGCTATGA
- the hemH gene encoding ferrochelatase, whose protein sequence is MTLPPDHPPVRPPRVAVLLVNLGTPDAPDPPSVRRYLRQFLSDRRVVEIPPILWQPILRGIILTTRPKKSAHAYAQVWTGDGSPLAAITRAQAAALQGALGEGVAVAYAMRYGEPAIGRAIDALTAAGCRRILVAPLYPQYCAATTATVVDAAADHLKTLRWQPALRFLPPYHDDPAYLAALKASVEAGLATLDFIPDVLLASFHGMPERTLHLGDPYHCQCQKTARLLSDMLGRPVEVAFQSRFGRAKWLEPATDTRLEALGAAGKSVAVFAPGFAADCLETLEELAMRGKEQFMAAGGKQFAYLPCLNADAPGMAMIEALVRRELAGWI, encoded by the coding sequence ATGACCCTGCCCCCCGATCATCCTCCCGTTCGGCCGCCCCGCGTCGCCGTGCTGCTCGTCAACCTCGGCACCCCCGACGCGCCCGATCCGCCGTCGGTGCGCCGCTATCTCAGACAATTTCTGTCCGACCGGCGTGTCGTCGAAATCCCGCCAATCCTGTGGCAGCCGATCCTGCGCGGCATCATCCTGACGACACGGCCGAAAAAATCGGCGCACGCCTATGCGCAGGTGTGGACCGGGGACGGTTCGCCGCTCGCCGCGATCACCCGCGCACAGGCGGCGGCGCTGCAAGGCGCGCTCGGCGAAGGCGTCGCGGTCGCTTATGCGATGCGTTACGGCGAACCGGCGATCGGCCGCGCGATCGACGCGCTGACTGCCGCGGGGTGCCGCCGCATCCTCGTCGCGCCGCTCTATCCGCAATATTGCGCGGCGACGACCGCGACCGTCGTCGATGCCGCCGCCGACCATCTGAAGACGCTGCGCTGGCAGCCCGCGCTGCGTTTCCTGCCGCCTTACCACGACGATCCCGCCTATCTGGCGGCGCTGAAGGCCTCGGTCGAAGCGGGGCTTGCGACGCTCGATTTCATCCCCGACGTGCTGCTCGCGAGCTTTCACGGGATGCCCGAGCGCACGCTCCATCTCGGCGATCCCTATCATTGCCAGTGCCAAAAGACCGCGCGCCTGCTTTCGGACATGCTCGGTCGCCCCGTCGAGGTCGCCTTCCAGTCGCGCTTCGGCCGCGCCAAATGGCTCGAACCCGCGACCGATACGCGGCTCGAAGCGCTGGGCGCGGCGGGCAAGAGCGTTGCGGTCTTTGCGCCGGGCTTTGCCGCCGACTGCCTCGAAACGCTCGAGGAGCTGGCGATGCGCGGCAAGGAACAGTTCATGGCGGCGGGGGGCAAGCAATTCGCCTACCTCCCCTGCCTCAACGCCGACGCTCCCGGCATGGCGATGATCGAGGCGCTCGTCCGCCGCGAGCTGGCGGGCTGGATCTGA